A part of Miscanthus floridulus cultivar M001 chromosome 6, ASM1932011v1, whole genome shotgun sequence genomic DNA contains:
- the LOC136459603 gene encoding uncharacterized protein — translation MSFVAGSSEAHQLWFLIPSQQAPAAVQPHHPFAMDHRRPARRRSDPHRRGGMHGAVEHQKQHRGRPQGTVTSRGQQAVPVPPTPPGYFTAELVLAFLFVAVSLAFLPLVLPPLSPPPFLLLLVPVGLLAVLLALAFVPLDAHSHLAVGSSR, via the coding sequence ATGAGCTTTGTGGCCGGCAGCTCTGAGGCTCATCAACTCTGGTTCTTGATCCCGTCGCAACAAGCACCAGCCGCGGTACAGCCTCATCATCCGTTCGCCATGGACCACCGGAGGCCGGCGAGGAGGAGAAGCGATCCTCACCGCCGGGGCGGAATGCACGGTGCCGTCGAGCATCAAAAGCAGCACCGCGGCCGGCCGCAGGGAACGGTGACGAGCCGCGGCCAGCAGGCGGTGCCGGTGCCGCCCACGCCGCCGGGCTACTTCACGGCGGAGCTGGTGCTGGCGTTCCTGTTCGTGGCCGTGTCGCTGGCGTTCCTCCCGCTCGTGCTGCCGCCGCTGTCGCCGCCGCCgttcctgctgctgctggtgcccGTGGGCCTGCTGGCCGTGCTCCTCGCGCTCGCGTTCGTGCCGCTCGACGCGCACAGCCACCTCGCCGTCGGCTCCTCCCGCTGA